A single Klebsiella sp. RHBSTW-00484 DNA region contains:
- the pagP gene encoding lipid IV(A) palmitoyltransferase PagP → MRRCLRIVWGTLFIFAFAVQAETKVYGEQRVSGWWNWLKDDVSQTWNQPQNYDLYLPFLSWHNRFMYDKEKTDNYNEMPWGGGFGVSRYNEEGNWSSLYAMMFKDSHNEWQPIIGYGWEKGWYLDSSRDFRLGLGVTAGITAREDFANYVPLPIILPLFSASYRRLSVQFTYIPGTYNNGNVLFAWLRYGF, encoded by the coding sequence ATGCGACGTTGTCTGCGGATAGTGTGGGGAACTCTGTTTATTTTCGCCTTTGCGGTACAGGCGGAAACAAAGGTTTATGGCGAACAACGCGTCAGCGGCTGGTGGAACTGGCTAAAAGACGATGTCTCGCAAACCTGGAATCAGCCGCAAAACTACGACCTGTATCTGCCATTTCTCAGCTGGCACAACCGCTTTATGTACGATAAAGAGAAAACCGATAACTACAATGAGATGCCGTGGGGCGGGGGATTTGGTGTCTCAAGATATAACGAAGAAGGTAACTGGAGCTCACTCTACGCGATGATGTTTAAGGATTCGCACAACGAGTGGCAGCCGATTATCGGCTACGGCTGGGAGAAGGGCTGGTATCTGGACAGTAGTCGCGATTTTCGCCTGGGGCTTGGGGTGACCGCCGGGATCACCGCCCGAGAAGACTTCGCCAACTACGTACCGCTACCGATTATTTTGCCGCTCTTTTCCGCCAGCTATCGCCGCCTGAGCGTGCAGTTCACCTATATTCCCGGCACCTACAATAACGGCAACGTGCTGTTTGCGTGGCTGCGCTACGGTTTTTAA